In Sphingobacterium sp. R2, the genomic stretch ACGCATATCCGGCTCTTGATCCAGATATTTACTACATCCGCTAAATAGAAAAACAGACGTTAGCAATATATATTTAATCGTATTTAATTTCATAATATAATTATTTAGAATCCTAACTTCACCGATAATGTAATTTGCTTAGGCACTGGAAGAGCGACACCTCCATTGCTGTAAAACTCTGGATCCACGCCATTCAATTTCCTATCAGCATGTAATAGCCATAAATTATTGCCCACTAGATTAAATTGAGCAGTCCTGAATTTTATACGTGACACCAATTCCTTGGGTACGTTGTAGCCTATAGAAAGTTGAGACAAACGGATATAATCACCTTTAGCCACTCGTTCAGATGAATAGTTATAAGCATTATACGTGTAATTAGCAGCATTCCTTTCGCCTAAAAAGTTCTTAACATCGAATTCGGCGGACAAAGGATCAAGTGTCGACGGGATTACGGTTAAATATTCATCCCCATGAAAAATAAAGCGATTTACGAGATCTTTCGATACATTGTACATATCCAAGTAAGACGATGAATAACTAGGTTGTAATCTGACCTTATTACCAAAAGCAAATTTCAGTAAAAAAGAAAAACTGAAATTTTTATATTCCACTCGGTTATAATAACCACCGGCTATGGTCGGATCTACTGGTCCTTCATATTTCAAGAAATCTGTTTCATTATCTTGAAGCCAAAAATAGGTCGTTCCGGGCGTACCGTCAGTACCAATGAACATCGGATAACCGCTTCTCGCATTAAGCTTATCGAAATCAATGGAGTATAATCCGCGATGCGGATTTCCAAGTTTAGCTCCCCCCTCCGCGGACACCAAATCCCAAATATTTCTGGTAACATTCAGCTTAGTAATTTCGGTTCTATTGTACCCAAATGTAAATTGCGTTCTCCATGTAAAGCCTTGCGGATCTTTAAATGGATAACCTCCAATTTGAATATCCACACCGTGGCTTTTCATATCCGCGTAATTACCATATTTCTCAAATTGACCTCCTATTCCTGAGGTTCGGATAGGACCAATCAGATCAAAAATATTCCTTTTGTAATAATCAACATTCAGATCTATTCGGTTCTTTAAGAAACTCAAATCGGTACCAACATTGAGCTCATACATTTTTTCCCAAGTCAGCTCCGAATTTTCTAAACCGCTAATATTTATCTTCCCCTCTTTTTCTGACTCGTACGGCCGATAAGCCACTGCATTGTAAAACACTGCAGATGAATTTGAAGCATTCCCCATATTGGCGACTAGGCCATATGTACCGCGCAAACGTACATGAGAAAGAATATTACTATTCTTATTAAAAAAATTCTCTTGATCAATATCCCAGGCTCCCGATATATTCCAGGTTGGCAACCACCGTGCGACGCTTGTGTGTCCCATTTTATTGGAGCCATCATATCGTGTGGTAAAGTTCAAAGAGTATTTATCTTTATAATTATAAGCTCCACGGACTGCATAAGCTAACTTTCGATCGTAATTGTAGGCCATTCCGAAGGGTACATTTCCACTTTCAATAGCATACTTATAATACCGATAAGTAGGCATAACAAGATTTCCATTATCATATTCGATGCCTGGGCCATTAAAATCATGGTTTTGCTTATCGGCATACTGCAATTCATAGGTTCCAAATAAATTTAAACTATGATCATTCCATTTTTGATTATATTCTAAATTATGTCGCATGTAATAGCTAATCATATTATTGTTAGCGACATTAAAGAATCCTCCATTAGGCAATAGAACATATTTATCTGTATTCGGAAAATCCGGATCGGCATATAAAAAGCGATTTCCTGCATTAACGGTTTGATCGCCATTTGCCCGATACGCTTTCGACAAATTTGCATTTTCTGTTATCGTATGCTGTCTTTCTGAATTATAATAACGGTACATTCCATTTGCAGAATAGGTTAAGGAAGGTAGAATTTTGTAAGTTATCCCTCCTTGCACCTTGATATCCATCAATTTAAGTTTGATATAGTTATTATCAATTTCATTTAAGATATTAAAAGGGGCATAATCTCGATTGAAATATTCCAAGTTTCCGTTTTCATCATAAGGAGTGATGATACGGCTAGTATTAAGAGAATAAGAGTATGGATTAATATCAAAATCACGCGAGTAAGTCCCGAAAACAGCATCTGAAACTCTATTTAAAGTACCTGGTGTACGCTGATCGCGGATATTACTTTGAAAAATGAATTCCGTACTTAGTTTATCACTAATTTTATAATTGTTTCTAATATTGCCCGTAAACCGTTTCGCGCTATTACCTATTGTAAAACCGGAATCGTTCATAAAACTCGTAGAAGCATACGTTTGGCTCTTGGTAGTCCCGGTAGACATACTTAAAGAATGATCATGAACCAGAGACTGTTTAAATAATAAATCAAACCAGTCGGTATTGACATTCGTATAACGCTGTAAAAAATTATAGCGTGAAGGAGCATCATTTCTCAGATCAAAAGAATCCGTAGCTGGATTATACTGATACATGAGATTATACATCTTATTAAAGACTCCGCCTGTAGGAGAACGGGAGACTTGCGAATGATTCAAGTAACCTTTATTTTCCATATCAATAATTAATTGCATCTGTTGCGCAGAATTCATGATATCGAACTGGCTATAATTGGGTTTTATATAGGTTGTAAAGTTGCCTGAATAATTAAAGTTAACAACTCCCTCAGTATTACGTCCTTTCTTCGTATTTACCACGACTACACCGTTCATTGCTGCTGCACCATACATCGCTGTTGCAGCGGCATCTTTCAAGACCGTGATCGACTCAATATCATCGGGATTCAAGCCCGCTACAGAGGACCCCAGTAAGGTATTTGCATCACCAGTGGATAATGCTTCGTTGGAGATATTGACAGCCTCATCCAAAATAACTCCGTCGATCACCCATAAAGGTTTATTATCTCCCGTTAAGGAAGTTGCCCCACGAACCCGGATTTTCGGAGCCGCACCAAATGTACCAGAGACGTTTTGCACAGAGACACCTGCCGCTTGCCCTTCCAGCATCCTAGAAATATCTGGAACACCGGCACGCTCAGCTTCCTTAGCGTCGATTTTGGATGATGCTCCAGTGAATAATTTACGGTCCAAATTTTGGTAACCTGTAGCCACAACATTAACCTCCTTTAACTTAAGGTCATCAGCCGTAAGCACCACATTCACGCTTGACTTGCCATCCACGGGAATTTCTTTGGTGCCAAACCCAACGTACCGTACTACCAAAACAGCCGATGAAGAAGCATTAATTTTAAAATGTCCTATATCATTAGTCTGTGTTGAAATAGAAGTGCCTTTTACGGTTACTGTAGCTCCACTCAATCCTTTGCCATCTTGACTTTTAACAGTGCCAGAAACAGATTCCTGCATGTCCAGTGGTACCTTCATACTGACATTCTTTGAATTACTATTGACCGAGATTGTATTAGCAATAATTTTGTATTCAATATTATTGCTCTTCAATACAGCGTTAAGTGCCTCTTCGACAGTTGCATTCTCGACATCGACTGAAATTCGGGCTTTAGAATTCAGATTTTCACTGTATAGTACACGCAGATGAGACTGCTTGGAGATTGCAGATAATGCCTCTTCAATGCGTGCATTTCGCATGTTTAAGGTGACTTTCTGGGCAGTGCCTTTAGCATGTACACCGGTAACAAATGCGAATAGAAGACATGTACTAATTTTCATAATACGCAGGGGTTTACAAAAGCGTGGATCTTGAGGGATCAAGAACCACCTTTTGCTAAATGGTAAGTTATTCATACATTTACACTTTGTGGTTAATTGGGGTTTAATTGTTCACTTTTTAATTTAGGACCTGATAATCACATTTTCTGAACAGGGATGCGCCAACATTCCTGTTCTCTTTTCTAAGGTCTTTTGGGTAGGTATTAATTTGTCATAAGCAATCGGTTTGGGTTTAGTTCAATATTATTTTAGCTTTTTGTTTCTATAATAAGTTTTCTTCCATCCACTTCAAATTTGAGATTACTTACATAGGATAGCATTTCTAGCACTTGAGACAATTTAACATCACGCTCGATACTTCCGGTATATTCCTTATCCAGCTGTACATTTCCCCTGAATTTCACATCGAGATCGTACCATCTTGATAATTGATGCGCGATATCCACAATCGTTTCCTTTTTGAAATAAAACTCATTATTGTGCCAAGAAAGATCACGCTGCAGGTCAGCTTCCCCTTTGATCAGATTATCCGTTGAAGACCATACATACTCTCCTGGTGATAGTTCCACATGCTGGTTATTTCTCCTAACCTCCACTTTTCCTTCCGCAAGAGTTGTACGAACTTGCGCTGTATATGAGTTCACATTAAAATGTGTCCCTAACACTTTGATTTCATTTCCTTTGGACTCGACAATAAAGGGTTGATTTGGATTGTGTGCTACTTCAAAATAAGCTTCGCCATCAAGAAAGACCCGGCGTTCTGTTTTTGAAAACTGTGCAGGAAATTTCAGTTGGGAAAGAGCATTGACCCAAACTTTGGTACCATCAACCAACGTCATTCTATAAAAACTCGCCTTTGGGACTATTAATGAATTATATTGTACAGGAATAGTCTGGCCTGTTCCCTTGACAATAAGCTCATTGTTATTACCAACAAGATTATTGTTTTTAGTGAGTATTTTTGTAGAATCGTTATTCAGTGCGATCTTCGTTCCGTCCGCAAGCACTAAAATTGCCCCACTTGTTGCTGGCGCGATATCCTGTTTTTGTTCAGCCAAAACAGGTCTTTCTTTTGGGATACCCGCAACAAATTCTGTTCGCCATACCACGAAGCTTCCAACTAAAAATGTAATGGAAGCGGCAATCCCAAAAGACCATTTTCTAATTGATTTTATTCCAGTACGATGTTTATTGTTAAGTTTATTCCAAGCCTTATTAGCATCCAATTTACGAACAACGAATAAATCCTCTTCGATATTCTTCGCTTGGCGAAATGATTCCAAGAGTTTTCTATTCTGGATACTGAGGTTCAGCCACACATCCAATTGTTTTTGCTCTTCTGCTGTAAGCCGACCGCTCAAAAACTTTTGTATAATTTTTGAAATATGTCCTTTGTTTTCTTTCATATACTACACTAAAGAAACGCAAGACAAAAAAAGGGGTGACAAGAATTTAAATATTTTTTAACAAAAATATAATAAGGGGAATAAATTCAGGATTTAATCGTTTTAACAGCATTTTCATTCCACGCTGCTTTTGTGTTTTCACGGTATTGATACTAATCTGTAGTTCTTTGGTAATCTCCAAATTAGACAAACCCTCTAGATAGCCTAAACGAAAAACTTGTTGACAGGCAAAAGGCATTTCTTCAATAATCCGATAAATCTCTTGAATAAGCTCACTATGGATTATATTTAGCTCTAGAGCTGTATCGTCTTCCTCTGTAAAACCTACGACGTTCCAATATTTTTGACGAACTTTCTCATGACGAATGTGATTATAACAAGCAAATCTTACAGAACTATATAGATAATTTTTTATGGCAATCTCATTATCACTTACTTGATCCGTATGTTTAAAGTAAGCAATAAAAGCATCTTGAACCAGATCCTCCGCTACTATAAGATCACCTAATATCTTCCATGCAAAATGACATAATCCATTATAGTGTGTTTTGAATAATATTTCTTCTTTCTGCATCGCTAGCTCTCTTCGTTGCCACTTATTGTATTCTATAGGTGGATATTTAGGACATCTCCTGCGTTGAGATGTTTAATAATTGTGCTATAAAAATGGCTAATATTTTTTATTATTTGCAAAAAAATAAAAAATATTATTTGGATTACATTTTTTGCACCTATAAATAGAGTTTTTTCTAAAAATAAGCAACAAAAGAAAATAGTGTCAACCCGATTAAAACGAAATATATCAGGATATCGAAAAAAGGTTGTCAAAAAAATAGTTTTATGCTCACCATAAGAGAAAGTAACAAAAACTAACACCGTTTTTCAAAATAGAAAGGAATATTGTGCATAATCTTATAAAATTATGGCCCCTCCAAGTAGTCTTTGGAAGAGCCATTAAACATAAACTATACTTCTATCCTACCGAAACATACTTTACCGTTTTCTCTAGGTTTTCATGACCTTCCAACACAACAGTTCTCTTAAGCACGCTAGAATGATTAGCACTACAGAGAACATAATATTCATTATCGTCCAATTCCCCAAGCAAGTTGTAAATAGAGGTTTCCTAGCCTATCTGTAGGTACATTCGTGGCTTTCGTACCAATAAGCTTCCATTCGTTCTTCGTAATAGCAGATTTATAACCAACTCTACATTCAGGATAAAACACTGTCCTGTTTTTATTCATTGATTTCAGTGTAATATTAAAATCTACAATAGCTGCGTTATATTCCATCTGGGTCTGATTAGAATTGGAATCTAAAAAGTCATCAAATGAACCAGATTGACCATGCTTTTGAATTGTAAAAGTGGACCATTGGACTCCAACACCAAGTTGTGGACTCAATATAAAATTGCCTGCGCGAGCTGCATTGCTTGCCACGTGCAAAACAAAATCGCCGGTGTTCAAAATGTTATCTTTTTTACTATTTGTGGATAAACTAAAACTCCCTCCGATTAATGTTTGCTTAATACGGTAAGCTATGCCTGCTCCAGCATTCCAGCCAAATCCAGGGAATTTTCCAGCACCTTCTTGCTTTAAGATTCTATTCAGATTACTTGCGTTATTAAATTGGACTCCTCCGAAATAGATGACTTCTAGTGGCAGACGTATCTTTCTTACCGTGTCTTGTTGTGCTGTAAGGGCACTTACCCAAAAAAGAAATAAAAGGCTAATTGTATACTTCATAAAATCAGAAACATTAAATCAAATACTTTAAATTGAACTATATTTTAGAGAAAGACAATTTATAATCACTTTTTATTACATATTTATAATATATATTAAAATAAAGTAAAAGACATCCCCAACATTCAGTTGGGGATGTCTCTGTTTAACAACTAAAATTGGCTTAACAATATTGTTATTAGTTATTTAACGGATCATTAATATCCTTTAAGAAAACCCTAAATGTGTTCGTTGGAATAGCAATATCAGTTAATAATACTGATGACGGTTCACTCAGCTCATCTGCTGTAATTTTGAATGTACGTCCACTCAGTGGTGTTGTAAATTCATTTAATCCACCAGTCCAGTAAGCCGCACTAAAGCCTACACCCTCATATAATGTGCCTGCAAAAATTATTCTGACTTGATCTATCGTTCCAGGTACAAGCGTAATATTGTGTCCTACAGCTCCTTCAACAGCTCCATTCTGAAGAACATAGTATACGACTTCCACTCCTGCATTTCCAATGTACATGTTATTTAAGGTAATACCGTTGGCATTCAGCTTAGTCCTTGCATTGTTCCAATATACTTGACCAGTAGGGCCAACATTACTATAAGACATGGACCATAGATTAGTTTTAAACCATAAATTAATTGGGGTTACATCAGGAACAATCTTAAATGTATTTCCTTTATCCGAATAATATCCATAGGGATAGGCACTTGTTGGCTCAATATAATTTAAATGATCAAAGCTTGCCCCCGCCATTGTATATTCTTCATAGAACTCAAGCCCACCAGGCACAACGCGAAAAGCCATTTCCTTAGCGGCCTGATCAAGCGGATTGGTAAAGACACGAATTTTGGGACTATACCCCATAGGTACAACTTTACCATCCTTTGTTTCCAAATTAAATACGCCAAATTGCTTAAACTTAGCCGCTGCCTCTTGATAAGCTTTAGACTCGGTTTCAAACTCGCCATCTTTCAAAGGTAACATCACTAAGTAACTACCACTTTTCTTACCTTTCAAAACCACGGAGTCTGCGCTTGCATTAAGTACAATGAATTCAAAATCACCACGCATACCACTATCATCGGCACCTATCCCACCGTTATCTTTACCCGGCTCAGAAAACCAGTGAATGTTTTTATTGTAACCGTTAAATGTTAATACAGGTCCCGATTCCGGAGAAACTGCGTATGAACTGGTCTGTGATCCAGAAAAAGGATCAGAAGCGACCGTAACTTCAGCATTGGATATGAATTTACTAAAAACTGTATACCCTCCAAATTCCTGATTATTACTTGGATAAAACTTCATTATCCAACCAGCTTTATTTGCTTGCAAAACAGTATAGGTTTTTTCTACAGCCTCGGTCATCCTAACTGTTGCATTCGCATCAAATATCCGATCCTCGTCTCGCTTACATGAAGTAACTAACAAAAACGGAAGTAATATTAAGACAATTAAATATTTTAATTTCATGATTCCTTATTTTAAAGATGTTTGATCAAAATTAGGTAGATCCGCTTGCCTCGCTAGAATCTCATCACGTAACTCATCTAAGTTAATATTCCAAACATTCTGGAAATAAGTACGTACGATGTCAAGTTTAGCCTCAATCAATGCTTTCCCTTCCTCTCCTCCTCTACTGATACGCTGGTTCCATTGTGCTGGCGACAATGTAATATAAAAGGAGTAAGTCTCTACAAAATCTTCATTGGGTTCTTTGGAAGCATATGGAGAAACGAACCCCAATGCGGTAGCTTCTGCTTCACTCTCATAGACATCACTCCAGGCATCGGATACATAACTCCTACCTGTAATCTGTTCAAAAGAAGCGGGATACCCTTTAGTCTGATGTAAAATATGACCAAACTCATGATGCATAGTATGGAAGTATGTATTATTTAAAAAGGCAATATCCTTTCCTGTGTTGGCATCCAATTTATTCAACAGATAGAGGGTAATCTTAACCCCACCTTCCGCTGTTCCCAATACAAATGTTCCATTATTTCGATAAGCCGGTGAACCAATGTAATTCAATAATTTTGGAAAATATTTCCGAATAAAATCCTTACTACCAGTGATTTTATCATAAGGCTCAATACCGAGATGATATAATAATTTGGTCATTCTGACGGAACTTTCATAACTTGCAGGACTCAAATTATAATCTAAATCAGACTCCTTTTCAACAAATTTATAAAGAATTGCAATATTATAATCCTTCGTATAGGTTTGATCTATATAATTGTCCAGTTCATTTTTTTCCACTTTCTGATCCACAAATATACTTTCAGGGTTCAGCTTTTCTTCAGAGCACGAAAATAAGAGCACCGAAGAAAACAACAATACATTAATCTTATTTAATATTTTCATAATTATCTTGGATTAGGTGTGTAACCGGCGGCAATAACTTCAGCAGGAATTTGCAAAGCCGCCCTTTTGTCACGCGCAATTAATTTTGTATCTGTTTCTACGGAAGCTACTGCACCAGAAGAACTCAATACACGTCTTTCTACTTCAATACCATAGCGTTTAACATCAAACCAACGCAGTCCCATATGAAGAGTTTCTACACGACGTAAAAACAACAGTGCATGGAGCATATTCTCCTGTGTACCAACCTCAAATGGAATCATCTGCGGATTCAATGCTTTCTTTGCTGTGGGTGATTGAGCAGAAGAATAATCTATTCCATTTGCCCATGTATTGATACTAGCTACCGTAAAGTTTACTGGCGGTCTTACTAGGGTATTGTCAACCCAACGTTTCATATCGACCGCAGCATCATCGTATCGTTTCAGGTGAATAAGAGCTTCAGCACGAACCAGCATCGTTTCTTCTGTAGTAAATGGTACATAAGCACCACGGGCATATCCAATTCCTGCGACAGGGTCTGTATACTCGAACATATACGAAACACGGGGAAACAATACTTTATCTAAATTTGTTCCCGCATAAACAGAAACACGTAGTACATAGCCAGTTGCACCTAATTTCCCATAAGGCCCTTGCGCCATGGCTGTTTCATTGTTTGCCAAAAATGCGCCATGGGAATATCTCGAACCATAGGTATAGGGGCCAAATATTACACCATGTTGCGTTGCGGCAGTCGCTACCATTAAATTGGCCTTTTCTTCACTTTTTGTATAAGATATTGCTCCATTTGGAAATCCTCTGCTCCCTACTGCGTCAGCGGCAATCCTTTCATAATTACGAAGTAAACTCGTTGGATTCGTTCCAATCGCTGCATTGGCAAAACTGACGGCTTTTTCCCAATCTTGCATATATAGGGCGACTCGAGCGCGTAAAGCGTTTGCAGCCCTAGAGTTCATATGATATTTGGGGGTGGATCCGAACGAAGAATCATCAATCAGCGGAATAGCTTCATCTAGATCAGCTACGATATAGTCATATACTTCCTGGACTGTATTCCGTTCATATTTCGGGTCGAGATCTTCCTCTGCGGTGGTCATATAAGTAACTCCTAAATCTGTTGCCGCATTTGCTTTCGTATAATGCTGCGCAAATAAATTAACGAGTGTAAAATGATTATAGGCTCTTACAGCCAAGGCTTCTCCTTTTTGAGGATTTAAACTGGCCGGATTCCCCATTTCTTCGATTGCTTTTAATGCCGCATTTGCACTAGCAATCGCTTTATAACAAGCTTCCCAGACGTCTTTAGGTCCCTCATCCTGATTGTCTGTAACATCTTTCCAATGGAACAACTCTTCCATAAAACGCTGACTATTGGGATTGGTAGGGCCATAATCATCGACATTATCTGATGATAGTTCAGCACTCATCAAATAGGCCACCTCTGGATAAGCCGAGACCAACAACTTATCAATTTTAGCCTCAGTATCAAGTGTTGCACGATTGTCAGGCATTTCATCTAAAAACTTATTGCAGGATGATAAACCCAAGCCACAAATCAATGCAACTGCTATATATAATTTTCTATTTCTTTTCATTTCAATTACGATTTAAAATTTTGGTTACAAGCCTAAACGTAAGGTCAATGTATATTGTCTCGCAATTGGAGCAGCTACCCCTCCAGCATTGACAAACTCCGGATCTTGTCCATTCAGCTTTTTATCCGCATAAATCAAGAATAAATTGGTTGCATTAAAACGTAATCCTAAGGAGTTAATATTCCACGCTTTCACTAAATCCTTCGAGAATTCGTAGCTTAATGAAACATCTTTCATGCGAATGAAATCACCTTTCGCCGTACGCACTGACGAATAATTATAGGCACTATAAGCATACTTTAAATCATTCGCGTATGCTCTGTTCTGTCCAGTCGTAGCAATGATAGGTACATTTGTGAAGGCTT encodes the following:
- a CDS encoding SusC/RagA family TonB-linked outer membrane protein — encoded protein: MKISTCLLFAFVTGVHAKGTAQKVTLNMRNARIEEALSAISKQSHLRVLYSENLNSKARISVDVENATVEEALNAVLKSNNIEYKIIANTISVNSNSKNVSMKVPLDMQESVSGTVKSQDGKGLSGATVTVKGTSISTQTNDIGHFKINASSSAVLVVRYVGFGTKEIPVDGKSSVNVVLTADDLKLKEVNVVATGYQNLDRKLFTGASSKIDAKEAERAGVPDISRMLEGQAAGVSVQNVSGTFGAAPKIRVRGATSLTGDNKPLWVIDGVILDEAVNISNEALSTGDANTLLGSSVAGLNPDDIESITVLKDAAATAMYGAAAMNGVVVVNTKKGRNTEGVVNFNYSGNFTTYIKPNYSQFDIMNSAQQMQLIIDMENKGYLNHSQVSRSPTGGVFNKMYNLMYQYNPATDSFDLRNDAPSRYNFLQRYTNVNTDWFDLLFKQSLVHDHSLSMSTGTTKSQTYASTSFMNDSGFTIGNSAKRFTGNIRNNYKISDKLSTEFIFQSNIRDQRTPGTLNRVSDAVFGTYSRDFDINPYSYSLNTSRIITPYDENGNLEYFNRDYAPFNILNEIDNNYIKLKLMDIKVQGGITYKILPSLTYSANGMYRYYNSERQHTITENANLSKAYRANGDQTVNAGNRFLYADPDFPNTDKYVLLPNGGFFNVANNNMISYYMRHNLEYNQKWNDHSLNLFGTYELQYADKQNHDFNGPGIEYDNGNLVMPTYRYYKYAIESGNVPFGMAYNYDRKLAYAVRGAYNYKDKYSLNFTTRYDGSNKMGHTSVARWLPTWNISGAWDIDQENFFNKNSNILSHVRLRGTYGLVANMGNASNSSAVFYNAVAYRPYESEKEGKINISGLENSELTWEKMYELNVGTDLSFLKNRIDLNVDYYKRNIFDLIGPIRTSGIGGQFEKYGNYADMKSHGVDIQIGGYPFKDPQGFTWRTQFTFGYNRTEITKLNVTRNIWDLVSAEGGAKLGNPHRGLYSIDFDKLNARSGYPMFIGTDGTPGTTYFWLQDNETDFLKYEGPVDPTIAGGYYNRVEYKNFSFSFLLKFAFGNKVRLQPSYSSSYLDMYNVSKDLVNRFIFHGDEYLTVIPSTLDPLSAEFDVKNFLGERNAANYTYNAYNYSSERVAKGDYIRLSQLSIGYNVPKELVSRIKFRTAQFNLVGNNLWLLHADRKLNGVDPEFYSNGGVALPVPKQITLSVKLGF
- a CDS encoding FecR family protein, which gives rise to MKENKGHISKIIQKFLSGRLTAEEQKQLDVWLNLSIQNRKLLESFRQAKNIEEDLFVVRKLDANKAWNKLNNKHRTGIKSIRKWSFGIAASITFLVGSFVVWRTEFVAGIPKERPVLAEQKQDIAPATSGAILVLADGTKIALNNDSTKILTKNNNLVGNNNELIVKGTGQTIPVQYNSLIVPKASFYRMTLVDGTKVWVNALSQLKFPAQFSKTERRVFLDGEAYFEVAHNPNQPFIVESKGNEIKVLGTHFNVNSYTAQVRTTLAEGKVEVRRNNQHVELSPGEYVWSSTDNLIKGEADLQRDLSWHNNEFYFKKETIVDIAHQLSRWYDLDVKFRGNVQLDKEYTGSIERDVKLSQVLEMLSYVSNLKFEVDGRKLIIETKS
- a CDS encoding RNA polymerase sigma factor gives rise to the protein MQKEEILFKTHYNGLCHFAWKILGDLIVAEDLVQDAFIAYFKHTDQVSDNEIAIKNYLYSSVRFACYNHIRHEKVRQKYWNVVGFTEEDDTALELNIIHSELIQEIYRIIEEMPFACQQVFRLGYLEGLSNLEITKELQISINTVKTQKQRGMKMLLKRLNPEFIPLIIFLLKNI
- a CDS encoding DUF4302 domain-containing protein; its protein translation is MKLKYLIVLILLPFLLVTSCKRDEDRIFDANATVRMTEAVEKTYTVLQANKAGWIMKFYPSNNQEFGGYTVFSKFISNAEVTVASDPFSGSQTSSYAVSPESGPVLTFNGYNKNIHWFSEPGKDNGGIGADDSGMRGDFEFIVLNASADSVVLKGKKSGSYLVMLPLKDGEFETESKAYQEAAAKFKQFGVFNLETKDGKVVPMGYSPKIRVFTNPLDQAAKEMAFRVVPGGLEFYEEYTMAGASFDHLNYIEPTSAYPYGYYSDKGNTFKIVPDVTPINLWFKTNLWSMSYSNVGPTGQVYWNNARTKLNANGITLNNMYIGNAGVEVVYYVLQNGAVEGAVGHNITLVPGTIDQVRIIFAGTLYEGVGFSAAYWTGGLNEFTTPLSGRTFKITADELSEPSSVLLTDIAIPTNTFRVFLKDINDPLNN
- a CDS encoding putative zinc-binding metallopeptidase, producing MKILNKINVLLFSSVLLFSCSEEKLNPESIFVDQKVEKNELDNYIDQTYTKDYNIAILYKFVEKESDLDYNLSPASYESSVRMTKLLYHLGIEPYDKITGSKDFIRKYFPKLLNYIGSPAYRNNGTFVLGTAEGGVKITLYLLNKLDANTGKDIAFLNNTYFHTMHHEFGHILHQTKGYPASFEQITGRSYVSDAWSDVYESEAEATALGFVSPYASKEPNEDFVETYSFYITLSPAQWNQRISRGGEEGKALIEAKLDIVRTYFQNVWNINLDELRDEILARQADLPNFDQTSLK
- a CDS encoding RagB/SusD family nutrient uptake outer membrane protein; the encoded protein is MKRNRKLYIAVALICGLGLSSCNKFLDEMPDNRATLDTEAKIDKLLVSAYPEVAYLMSAELSSDNVDDYGPTNPNSQRFMEELFHWKDVTDNQDEGPKDVWEACYKAIASANAALKAIEEMGNPASLNPQKGEALAVRAYNHFTLVNLFAQHYTKANAATDLGVTYMTTAEEDLDPKYERNTVQEVYDYIVADLDEAIPLIDDSSFGSTPKYHMNSRAANALRARVALYMQDWEKAVSFANAAIGTNPTSLLRNYERIAADAVGSRGFPNGAISYTKSEEKANLMVATAATQHGVIFGPYTYGSRYSHGAFLANNETAMAQGPYGKLGATGYVLRVSVYAGTNLDKVLFPRVSYMFEYTDPVAGIGYARGAYVPFTTEETMLVRAEALIHLKRYDDAAVDMKRWVDNTLVRPPVNFTVASINTWANGIDYSSAQSPTAKKALNPQMIPFEVGTQENMLHALLFLRRVETLHMGLRWFDVKRYGIEVERRVLSSSGAVASVETDTKLIARDKRAALQIPAEVIAAGYTPNPR